cacattacaaatacatatggtttttggatcattatgtaagggggagtggttttcatgtgagatgaagcattgactaagggggagtgatacatatcaccatagtattgttgtcgaagttgtgatataattgaactttgatgttgtgtagtaattctatgacactgtgtaacaatgattgagagcttttgttttctcattgttatagctacggattttcaacaacgatgatgctgcattgaatatctttggaatcatggagcacttggaagtgacgaagatttcgagtaatgttgaagaaccaaggagatcatgtatgtggatgagaagctgcaaagtttatttattttgtattccatatgtattgatagttttgtcactaaaattgacaacggaGGACAAACTCgcaagcgctgctatctcaagattgtttgtcaagtttagttgccaaaactataagtcttgattcctagtctacttatagctaagtctcggactaggatagaaagtgtagttgagctctagactccacggcgttcatcatgcaaagaagaagaactactcaaggaaccggtggatcttcatcgacaaaaagttatgtaaagacttgaacttatcactATACCAAATTCTGGGATTAGAAACAGAACTCAACCATTACTAAAACGGGTTGTAACGGATCCCGCCCCTTACAAAAGGGGGTATTACAGCCGTTATGAATTTTGGGTTGTAACGGCGTTAGTAACAGATGGAAGCCGCTACGAATATTTTATAACAACATGGTCGTAATATCTTCAAGCCGTTACTACGTGTAAATTTGAAACAGCTTAAAGCCGTTACGAACTTTTTTGTAACTGCTTGACCAATTTTGAGCAGGTCAAGGCTTACTGGCAGTAAATTTTCTGCCGGAAATAAGCCGGAATTCTAAATTCAATACCCTGCATACACCTTTCAATACATTCATCATCCACAAtcaacaacaatttcttcaatcTATTCGTATTACATTCATTCAATTCATATCAGATTCATATAACAAAAGAACTGAAATTTCTCTAAGTACCAAaccctttttttttgttaagtatcaaattTCTAAGGGAATACATGGAAGGTTCCAAATTTCTACGAGAACACATAGAAACTTACTAACTGCCTACAAAACTTACAAAACTTGAATACATGGAGCTTACAAATCTTGAAGCTGCTTTGTTCTCCACCCTTTATGATGAAATAGAGCAACTAAGCTTTATATCCTTTGCAGGCTTGCTTTGTTGAAAGCTTGGGCACCAGAAAACTCGATGTAGGCAATCCTACAAAATACAACAGGCAGCATTATTATGACAAGTAAACTAGAAGAAATAATGTTCAAAATACGCAGCAAGTAAATACAAACAAGCAATAAAACACAACTCAAAATGCAAACAAGCAATAATTCCTCCTCAGATTATTCTTCGTCATCTTCACATACAACTCAAAACACACTAACTAAAGCATCTGTAACACATGAGTACTTTTATTATCCCGTCTTTAAACTCCATACAACAAACCAAGACAGTCTACTAAATCTAATTCAAGAATGAGCAAGATGTTTGGATAGATCTTTCCCCTGGCTAAGCAAGATGTTCATATTGCTTTGTTAATTTGCAGGTCAAGAGTTTTAAGAGTTTCACTCCTAGTGATTCATCTATATTCTGGCAGTATAGAATATGAAATTAGGAAAGGCAAAGATACTTAACTAATTAACTGCAACCAGGTAAGATGAAGTTTCATAAGTTGGCACTATCTTTGGTCCTGCAACAAACCAAAGTCCATAAGCTCTCTCACCAGAACTGAGTACAATTGTAAGGAACGGGAAATCAATCAAGTATACAAGCGAAGTACTTACCTGGTAATCTAGAAGGTAAGTTGATGCCAACCCCACTGCAGTTCACTTCCCACCATCGCAATACCTCGCAAGTATAAACTGAGTGTCAAATCCACAAATTTAAACTTAATAGTACAAGTATAACCAAGTGAAgtacttaccagggattgatatttcCCCGACTGGCTACTACTGCTTCAACTGACCTTGTGTGAAATCCCTGTGCATTCACATATAACATAACAAAAACTACCtacatatatatagaaaaaaatgATGATCTGAAAGAAAATATCCATTCATAAGCCGGTTTGTGTTCACATATATAGAAAAAAGTTACATTGGACCAAAAAAAGTTGCTTCAGGTAAAGCTCTTtttatgcacaactgcataaaAGTATCCATATCAGTCACCACACACAAAAGTGTGAACCACCAAAGACCAAAAGAAATCCAAATACTTTTTATGCACAGCTGCATAAAAGTATGCGCATCAGTCAGCATACGTACaaaagtgtgaactacaaaaaaaaatcaaaaaaagatcCTAAATACTTtttatgcacaactgcataagagtATGCGCATCAGTCAGCATACGTACAAAAGTTTGAACTGCACAAGTATAATAAAAAGATCCGTATAGGTCAAGGCAGATATTACGCGATGCTCAAAAAGGCTGAGATCTATTAGATCAAAAAGTAAGAGATGGTGCGTCTTTGTTTGAGAGGCACATATTTGGACGAAGCACATATCCTCCAATTCCGATGTCTCTGAAGGTCGCTGCATACTTGTTAGCTTCCACAGTGATTGCATATGGCTTGAGAATATCATCAATACATACCTTGGCAAGATGTATAGGTATAGGATCTCCGTGAAACTGATTTGCTAAAGAACCAGTACAGAGCTCACCAGTTGCAACTACTTCACCCTCGTAGTCCAGTAATGAACAAAGAGGCAAACCACGTACTCTTGATGAAGCTGGTGATACGGTATTCCTAACAGGTGAACTTGTCGCAGCTGGTGATACAGTATTCCCAACAGGTGAACTTGTCGCAGCATGTGAACCTGATTGAGGTGAAGCAAAAACACCTATGCGAGGCTACATCTCTTGAGGTGCTGGGAACGTTCGAGCCAACTGATACTGGAATTGCAGATTTAATTTCATCCACTACGTGGCACAATTTCACAAATCCATCAAACAAAACACCCACCTTGCCACCTATTTCTTCCACCATCCCACCAAGACCACCCTCCTTCGCGTTCAGTTCATTTAACTTGTGACGCGCTGGAGCATAAAGATTGATTTGTGTATGAGATATAGGACCAAGTGAACGAACCCGTCCTCTAGAATCTGGCCCAAAAGCTTTAGTCATTGCACAAGGTTCTTCTACTGAAAGACCCGCATCCTGTTTTTCTTTGATCTCATCTTGGGCCTTCTTGAGCTTCTCCTGTAGTGTTGAGCATAACAACCGAGTAAATTCTAATATCTTAACTACCTAGTACATAGTTTTAAAAGAGTTGAAATAACTGTAAAGTAAACTGACTCACAGCGAATGGCACCGCGTCAAGTAAAATAGAACCACCTTCTTGTGTATGAGATTTAACCCACACATCCTCAGGAGTGATCACTGCATCAGGATTTACGGCCTCCTAAATTTAAAAATACAATGTGAATCATATAGTTGTTCATAAGAGGTTGAGGTAAGTTGTTAATATAATCGAGTTACAGGTAAGTTGTGAATATAATAAAGTTTGAGATAAGTTGCGAATATACGTACCAGTTCAGCTCTCACCAAAGCATGGGGTTTGCGACCACTACAATGTGTGTAGCCATATTGTTCTCTTTTCCTCTTATGCTCAATTTCTACTTTGCTTTGccttttcttctctttcattttcACAAAATTTTATCCAATCCTCTGATTTGACACTTGGTGGAACATTtagaatcctttcttcatgagTAGGGAGCACATCATAGCAGGCAAGGCGTAACTCAGACTTGAATCTCCTCCATGGACCAGCACCGGCCTTAAGAATAATTTCTTTGATGTCTCAGGTACATCAAATTCATGTTGGAAAGACAGAACAAATTAATGCCTTACTGATTTACAACAATGATAAAAGAAGTTAAATGACGAGTGAACAAAAATCATGTCTCAGGTAAGTATTGTACCTTAAGGGTTTTCCAAATATCCTCCTTATACTTTGGAGCCACAACATCCCAGCTTTTGTATGAAATAGGCACATGAGTACGAGCCAAGGCGCCTCTCCGGTGACCTAATGTTGTTGCGTTCCTGGAAACTGGTTGTCCATATTTATTGACCTCTACTGCTGCCATACCCTGTGAAATTCAACCATCAAAATATGGAAAACTGAACAGAGCTAAAAGAGAGCATCCACGTTAACAAAAGAGAGCTACCTAACACCTCAAAAATAAGTGATCAAACAAATAAAACCAAACAATTCACGAAAAGATAGCAGTCATGGTATATATTACAGGGTCTGGGTATTACAGAATCACTGAAGTATATAGCTAAACTACAAAGTATATAGCTGCGACAACTCAACTTTCGCAGCTTGCTTCAGATTCCGTAACCGATGCTTCTTTTCTGTTTATCTCTTGGCAAAAAGATCCTCTCCTAGCTCTGCAAAGACCAAGATATAGAACATCATTAGCCAAACTTTTAAAATGTATCGACTTTGAAGCTCTTTTGAACAGTTCCCAAAAACCAATTACTGGATGCTAAATTATTATATAACTCGAACAGGAAGAAAATCCAGTAATATGGAGTAATAGTGGATCCAATCCAAACTTGTTACATGAGCATTTTACTGAAAAAACAATAAGGGTTACCACGAAGTTATtaaatcaccacaaccaccattTAATAACATTGGACAAGAAGAATACTCATATATTTTTGCCTCGAGATAAAAAATCACTTGATGTCAAAGGCCAGGAATGAACAAAAGAACAAATGTTTTCAAAACAAATCTGACAACAACTTGTGTACCACAGTTTCTCAGCCAACACACAATGCAAATCCACACTTTTTGACATTCTTAAACCACTCGATATAAATTTGCGCAAACATATAAGGGAATTTATTTTTTACTGGTCATCAACCAAACACAATTGGTGTCGAATAACATAATCCCTAGACAATACAATAACAGAACTAACCATCCTTAAAATACATGGTTGAGTAAACACTCAAAATACCTGTTCATCCTTAAAGGGTCAACCACCACCATTTAATAACATTAACCAAGAAGAAAACTCAAATATTTGCCTCAACATCAAAAAACACTTGATGGTTCACTTGTTCATGTTCAAATTAGCTTTTCAAGCAGCAAAAATCAGGAGACAACAAAAATCTACTAGAAACCAAACATTCAAAAGTGTTGTCATATGCTTCTAAGGCAAAAAAACTTCACTATGTCTAACAGCAGTATGCATCTTTACACAGGAGGACTAGTGGATCAAAACTGTCATTTAAACGAAAAGCACAGCACAAAATCAGGTATGGACTCAGGAATTAGTTTAGGGTAGGGCTAaatttatgcattttttttttgttctacaaGACTTTTTTTTTGTTCTAAAAGATGTTGAAAGTTTCTGCAAAAGAAGTTCTAAAGCGGTATTTTTTTATTGATGCAGATGTATTATATGTCGCTTTTCCAACAACCGAATCCCAGTAGAGTCCTAAACTTTATAGAAATCGGTGGGATTATACATCACCACCGACAAGGTTGCAATTTGAATCACAAAAACCTTACAAAATTCCAAGTGGTTAGCTCCATAAAACTAGACGACCACACGCAGTTGAGGCCAACGACATAAACGAACTTAACACAGGAAAACAATAATAAATACTAATATGAGATATATTTACAGACAAAGCATGCTACATACAATCATATATATCAGGGAGTAATCTAGGCTCCCAAGCAAATTAAGCTTACAGAGAAAAGAGAGGTCTACTTGATCGTCAGTTCTTGGATCGGTAAGATTatccataaaaatattaaaaaataaaacttGTCTTATCACTTTTGTTTACCAAGTTCATCAGTGAGgaaacacacatatatataatGACACAAGCCACAAGGTGAGGACACTGACTATCACTCTGTGCGAGTAGTGTCttgtatatgtataagtcttgaTCACTGGCATTAAGGATGGGTAAGATAAGAAAATACTAAAGACATAGCAGTTTAACTAATTTGGACTATATACATCACTATCGGGTTTTCACAACATTGGAGCATATACTGCTTAGTAGTTTAGCAAATGAAACTACCAAAATAACATAATGATCTCACCCCATTTGGAGCTTAGATCAATTTTTTACTTTTGTCACCTCTTAAATAGCCATCAATTATTCGAGGCAAACACTGGATTCATAGATGATCTCACCAAGGGTCGACTGAGAGTTATGTAATGTTATCAACCTTGATTTCATGTAAGAAATATACAATTTTTTTGAATGATTTACTATAACCATACAAATTTATCATTTTAGCGGAAAGTTTGATAAAAGGAATTTGTAGAGTTTAATTAGTACCTTCTACATGTAATTTTCAACAAAACACGATACTTGAAAATGACTCTTGAATACACCGAAGACAGTTCCCTTCCAAATACGTTTAACGACCAGCTGAAAAGGGCAATTGATATCCACTTGACCTGATGATGTGATGCTGAGCAAATAAGATTCCCAGAAAAGAAGAAACTCCCTCTTGACCTGATGCAACACCCATTAACTAATTAGCACAGTGAACGAATACTATTTTATATTATAGAaataaaatttaagaaaaatGGTATCGATATTGAATTGACACCAGTGGAAGCAACAACAACACGATATCTAGATAGAAGGAACTCCCTTGCAAGTGCTTTCCCGAGTCCACTGGTACCAAATCAATAAAGTAGACAACAAAAATCTACTAGAAACAGACATTCAAAAGTGTTGTCATATGCAGAGATATGTACAATTGTTGCCATATTTTGGTTGATTCATCTAAAGACTCTAAGAGTCTATATAAATGAAGCAATTATAATGAGGACAAAGACTCTAAGAGTCTACATAAATGAAGCAATTATTATGAGGACCCAATACTCTAGAACCATATATAAACAAAACCCGATtatcaaaagattcaaaacctCTTCAAAATATTCAAATTGTAGTCAGTTTCAAGTCTTTGCAGTTCTTTAAGCTATTTTATCAAACAGTGACTGGCACTGTCAACTTCAAATCAAATAGATGTAAACATTCTTATCCCTAAAATACAAAttaacataaaaccctaaaatcagttcAATTTTTCGAAACTTATACCTTCTATGTCTTCAAATttcttcaaatttcttcaagtcttcaaaattcttcaagtcttcaaaattcttcaaaccctaataggaaattagaaaaaaaaatatttagatttatatgaagaagattaacaaAATGAAACTAAGATGAAACAAATCGATTGAAATGAATCCCCTAAAAAATAGAAGAAATGAAGCCCTAAAAAACAGATCGATTGAAAAAagatgaaaccctaaaaatcgaaAAACTTATAATGATTAATGCTTACACAGATCAATGATTGAAGGCTATTGAAAAGATTAAAGAGAGTTTTGTGATGGTTTCTCGGCTAATACGATTTctgtgatgaaaccctagtttcatcgcCTGAGAGGAGATGAGAGGAGATGAGAGGAGAGAGCAGGAGCAGAAGAGAGAACGAAAAAAAAGTGAGAATAAATCCCGACTGCTAAGATGTATTCAAAAGCACGCATGTGAATCGCACAAGCATGGGAGGATCCTCTGGTATAATTCATCGTGGGCGGAAACATATGCcacgcatgtgaatggcacacgcaGATTCTAAAGGTGTTACGACCCAGGTGTGACCAAGCATGTGACTGGCACGCCTATAAAATTTTTCGTAATGGCTTAACCTTGGGTACGATCTTTTACAACGGCCATCTGTAACGGCCCATAGACGTTACGAATTGCTGTTACTAATCCGAGAATTGGGTGTGGtgtatctatcacttaaaagtctatctactctatctcatatcttgagacaaaagtcatattgctatatagacctcaattatacacatttgctatttcgatacGAGTtcatcttgcttatctatttctcgaaatatgtgttggtaagcttttgctttggccaagttcatcgttacaagtgacgaaagtcatgttgattatttcaataaattgaaaatcgctttgatgaaaaatagtgtgtgaataacctctatttaacatcctctaagaatgtttcaataattgaaatgagagtttagaatatataaccttgaatggatataaacattgtatgtaaactcatacttgtgtaagtccaaaatcattgaaccaaagtatgcatactttactgtTTAGTATGTCCGAAagctaagtacgcatacccgtacgcgtactgccggaagttcacatcccgtgaatttctgttggagttcgtgaactgaaaacaaactcaatccgggtacttaagtatgcgtaccggtatgcatacttgagtgggttattttctaaaaacggtttattcgtgaactaagacatatataaactaaggaatgcaatccttgAAAACCatagatataatgttcatgaattgattcgagtgaatcaaaatcgtttttgtttcgattgtgtcttatatacttcaatgagatctaagaaattgaacaactctctaactagttcttttgagtcatttgaactagttatggtgaagatgaataaggttgatatgaaagtgctcatatggctaacgattggttaactactgttgaaccagcGACTTGTacagtttaggtacggttactcaaacctaaatgaagttacatttcatgtgtgtataacaagctaagttcgatctaacggttgaaatatattagcttgaatctaatcaggttttcatctaatggtgaatgttgaatgttgaatgctttgttaccaaggtaacttaggttgcaaaccctgatttggagactatataaaggagaactctagcaactgggaaatctaatccccgcacctcctgtgtgatactagttgtataatctagagtcgattctcctttaaccttaggtttctatcgagaccctgtaggttaacgacttgaagacttcattaggattgtgaagccagacccaactattttctctgtagttgcgtgatctgatattgctgtttctatcatgattgagtgcaatcgtaggattggcttgagattaatttctccgataggcaagatagaaaagtagtcacaaacatcttcgtctcatcgtttgtgattccacaatatcttgtttcgctagtcgattaagaatattgtgagatgattgatatttctaggctgttcttcgggaatataagtctggtatatcgattggtttctgttcagtttgatttatcaaaatacggaacaaaactcgtcggtatttctgtgggagatagatttatctattcccatagacttttctgtttgatacagatttgtttattaaagtcttcgactttgggtcatagcaactcttagttgtgggtgagatcagctaagggaatcaagtgcgtaatatcctgctgggatcagagacgtaaggagcgcaatcataccttggatcagtgtgagattgattggggttcaactactgtctagaccgaagttagtttgtagtaggctagtgtctatagcggcttaatacagtgcgtgttcaatctggactaggtcccaggggttttctgcatttgcagtttcctcattagaaaaacttctggtgtctgtgttatttctttaacgcgttataattgaaatatcatagattgtgcgttaaatcgatctattggtaaatccaacctttggttgttgattgaaattgattgatcattgaacattggtctttggtacgttcaagttatttctcttgtattcaatcaagctcgcatatttctatttgtttgagtaaggattaaatcgagaaattgagatataactctttgatgtactttttattaagattgagtctgactgtctagttgattctcttaaaagtatattggagttagtccatagatattgctaagcgaaatattgggtgaggttgttgtacccccactttttcacaaaggctcttccgtttaaacaagtaaactcctttgtctggtttagATCAATCAAGACACTTATTACGGAAGTAATTAgatctagattcgcaatcaatctaaatagatctcaaagagaactaTAAATAGATGCCGATTtaatcaactagataatcacaaatctatcaagg
This is a stretch of genomic DNA from Papaver somniferum cultivar HN1 chromosome 1, ASM357369v1, whole genome shotgun sequence. It encodes these proteins:
- the LOC113279789 gene encoding uncharacterized protein LOC113279789, with the protein product MKEKKRQSKVEIEHKRKREQYGYTHCSGRKPHALVRAELEAVNPDAVITPEDVWVKSHTQEGGSILLDAVPFAEKLKKAQDEIKEKQDAGLSVEEPCAMTKAFGPDSRGRVRSLGPISHTQINLYAPARHKLNELNAKEGGLGGMVEEIGGKVGVLFDGFVKLCHVVDEIKSAIPVSVGSNVPSTSRDVASHRCFCFTSIRFTCCDKFTCWEYCITSCDKFTC